One Nerophis lumbriciformis linkage group LG21, RoL_Nlum_v2.1, whole genome shotgun sequence DNA segment encodes these proteins:
- the ecm1b gene encoding extracellular matrix protein 1: MGSSSLLAPVVVPLMILLVSAAKDEHDMEQRAVTFDLDAIMQEMQVPDSFVMQQEADLSDLIKEFAIELEPDKLDTPRASRPGSMSPRGRRPDFGPRSQPPVLDYHVQFPLGRPTANNLEALCLNGDLRPRYPNSFFPRSGFGQQRRRANAVNNAESWFSTCCKGNQTWGSDVTLCCVTQAWELSLEQFCTEDSSVKDRHYHCCRQTGSKRLNCFQSDVEDPSYEPTEALPVDPLPFTVDFSFDRNTCHRTSVTEHSVSESRGRQESQKSDINFPPGRPSEDNVEWLCRNQKLRPLYSLKCLPGTGYEMLARQAKMINRVEKGFKQCCKKQNVVVCAEQKWRGELNRFCSNKKDGKIEHRCCSTGSVDDRFQCFQSMSPDPQYNVTLSPEELAPKVCKTRKIIKKVLPNDFHVKNILDECCALSPQNHSTCFFQKVEEMSIRVCSSKKKSSPVARSCCRMASPELPKCVTNFVMDAITKATKVSNQKKKKRCPI, from the exons AGATGCAGGTACCTGATTCATTTGTGATGCAGCAAGAGGCAGACCTGTCTGATCTCATCAAGG AGTTTGCCATAGAGCTGGAACCAGACAAGTTGGACACACCAAGAG CTTCCAGACCGGGATCCATGTCGCCGAGAGGac GTCGCCCAGATTTTGGTCCCCGTTCTCAACCCCCTGTGCTGGACTATCACGTTCAGTTCCCACTTGGTCGACCCACGGCCAACAATCTGGAAGCCCTGTGTCTCAATGGAGATCTCCGTCCTCGCTACCCCAACTCATTCTTTCCCAGATCGGGATTTGGCCAGCAGCGTCGGAGGGCAAATGCTGTCAACAACGCAGAGTCATGGTTTAGCACATGCTGCAAAGGCAACCAGACGTGGGGAAGTGATGTGACATTGTGCTGCGTCACGCAGGCG TGGGAGCTCTCCTTGGAACAATTTTGCACGGAGGACTCATCCGTGAAGGATCGACATTATCACTGCTGCAGACAAACGGGCAGCAAGAGACTCAACTGCTTCCAAAGCGACGTTGAGGATCCGAGCTACGAGCCAACAGAGGCGTTGCCTGTGGACCCGCTTCCCTTTACGGTCGACTTCAGCTTTGACAGAAACACTTGTCACAG GACATCAGTGACTGAGCACAGTGTCAGTGAAAGCAGAGGAAGACAAGAGTCCCAGAAAAGTGACATCAACTTTCCCCCCGGTCGACCCAGCGAGGATAACGTGGAATGGTTGTGTCGTAACCAGAAGCTGCGGCCTTTGTACAGCCTCAAGTGCCTGCCAGGCACCGGCTATGAGATGCTAGCTCGGCAGGCTAAGATGATAAACCGCGTAGAGAAGGGATTCAAGCAGTGCTGCAAGAAACAGAATGTTGTTGTGTGTGCTGAACAAAAG TGGCGTGGTGAGCTCAACAGGTTTTGCTCCAACAAGAAGGACGGCAAGATTGAGCACCGCTGTTGTTCCACCGGTAGTGTGGACGATCGCTTCCAATGTTTCCAATCAATGTCTCCTGACCCACAATACAACGTGACCTTGTCCCCGGAGGAGCTCGCTCCTAAAGTCTGTAAGACACGCAAGATCATCAAGAAAGT GTTGCCTAATGACTTTCACGTCAAGAACATTCTGGACGAATGCTGCGCCCTATCGCCACAAAACCACAGCACTTGTTTCTTTCAAAAG GTTGAGGAAATGTCTATCAGGGTGTGTTCATCAAAGAAGAAGTCCTCTCCAGTTGCCCGCAGCTGTTGCCGTATGGCTTCCCCAGAGCTGCCAAAGTGCGTCACCAACTTTGTCATGGATGCCATCACCAAGGCAACCAAGGTCTCcaaccagaagaagaagaaaaggtgtcctatttaa